Below is a genomic region from Meleagris gallopavo isolate NT-WF06-2002-E0010 breed Aviagen turkey brand Nicholas breeding stock chromosome 5, Turkey_5.1, whole genome shotgun sequence.
CTCCACCCCAGCCGGTGTGCCGCGCCTCGCCTTTTGAGGCCGGAGCCCTTTGAATCCCCCAACAAAACAGGCCACCATCGAGCCATTTCCCACGTTTGAGTCGATGGCCTTAATCCCAGTTATGGCCCACTGAAAGGCAATGGCCATTTGAGCGTAAAATTCCCTTCGGGCCCTGGATCTGTGGGCTCTGGGTTGACGGCCGTGGTCCACGCTCATCCCGTTctcctgtcctgcagctgcctcTGCCGTCGTGCCCATCCCTGGCACCTTCTCGTGGCCGCTGGCCGCCCGCGGTAAGCCGCGCCGTGGCATGCTGCGCCGCGCCGTCTTCTCTGATGTGCAGCGCAAGGCGCTGGAGAAGATGTTCCAGAAGCAGAAATACATCAGCAAGCCCGACAGGAAGAAGCTGGCGGCCAAGCTGGGCCTCAAGGATTCACAGGTGAGCCCTCCGTGCCCCTTCCTTGAGATGCGACTGAAGGCCTTCCCTGCTCCCCGTGTTACTGAGCTGAGTTGTTTCTGGGTTTCTTCCTCCACCCTCAGGTGAAGATCTGGTTCCAGAACAGAAGAATGAAGTGGAGGAACTCCAAAGAAAGAGAGCTCCTCTCCTCTGGTGGCTGCAGAGAGCAAACCCTACCCACCAAGTTCAACCCCCACCCAGACCTCAGTGACGTTGGCAAGAAGTGCtcgggggaggaggaggaagaggaggaaggccCCATGGCATGTCCCCCCAGCCCCCGGCACCCGCTGCCCTACCACCCAGCCCCGCAGCACCTGCGGGACAGGCTGGGTCCCCAGACACCTCCCTCTCCATCCCactccagcagccccagcaaaCCCTCAGACTGCTCGGACTCAGAGGAAGAGGatgaggaaggggaggaagaagaagaagagataACGGTCTCTTAGGTTGCCCACCTGCTCCTACCGTCACATTGCAAAGGTGTACATAACAGAGGGCTATAAATTGAAGAGGTGATGTCCCACCTGCATGTCCACATGCTTCTCCAGGGCAGGTTCCCTATCACATGGCCACAAGCATTCCTGCTCCAGGTATTCTTGATTTTTCTGTCCCACGAGAAGGTTTTCACACCACGGTGTCTGTTGACCTCTTCAAAACCATTCCTCTCTGCTTAACAACCAATATTTGCTCAATTAGCTGCATCAGCCTGAAAGCAAGGAGCAGACAGTTCCTTCCTTTATAgcagggaaatattttttccagacAAAACACCACCAATGCCAACAAATTACATGAGCTGTGGCCATTTTCCCACCTTCCAACTGAATTCCCAGCTACTACCAAGAGTTCAGAACCTGAGGATTGCTCTGATCTGGTGATCGTCTCATCCCAAGGCAGAGGATGTCCATGAGATGTGCAGACAAACCACTGCCCCCTCCTCACCCTCACCGTGCCACAGACCCACGGGAACCACCACAATCGCCTTCAGGTATAACACAGTGTGCCTTGTGTAATGGGGACCTTCTCAgttggtgtttttttatttaatttacgCATCCTTTCTCTAGACGCAGCACTGTCTAACTCACTTTTCTGCCCACAGGCCTGTGCTTGCTTTCCGCTTGGCTTCTGCTATGTGCTGTGGACAGAGGAAAGGGGATGTCCCTCTTTGGTTTTGACTGAACTTTGCTGTCTTTGCACAGCTTATATGAACTGTACGCTATTTTGTACACTTACTCTGTATGGATGTTTTATACCAAGGTTATTGTGAATGACTGTAACAATGGCTGAAcaaggtttcctttttttttttttttcaattaaatgatGGCTGAACTACGAACAAATGTAGCTGCTTAAATGTGTAACTTATAAAGAAAcacttttattttgtattttaccATGTACAGACtttaaatatgtgtatatataataaaatgaatgaCTACCAAATAAAAGAATGTAGATTTCCAAGCTTGGCCATCCAGCAATGCATGCTTCCCATTTGCAGGTTGGTGTAGGCTGAGTCTGGGACCAaatagagaaacaaaataaaaccactttTTAGCAACACTGCAGTAATTTAATAAGGTAAGGCAAACAAAGACAAGGACCCGttctaagaaaataatattcataAGACAAAGCTGAAGCAACGCATCTGAACATCCCTTTGCTTAATTTTAATCAGCCACTCCTGTATGAACTACAGCACCTGTTGATTTCCAGTACTTGGACTATTCACATTAATACATGCAAAAATAGCATGGAGATGGATTCAGTGATCtaacagttaagaaaaaaaaaaaaagctgcttttcattAAGGTCTGCAGAACTGGCTACCTTTTTTACCTAAAAGATTGTGCTGCTTGGTGGCTCCATGGGCTCCAGCCCATAAGCTAGAGGTAGAAGAGGCAATGCTGGTTACTTACACTTGCCTTACTACGCGGTGGACCTTGAAAAGCCAAAAGAACTCACACCCAGGACTGACCTGTTTTTTGATGTAATATTAAAAGCCTGGGGCTAACAATAATCAAGATATACCACTTGACCATGGTAAACATCAGCTCAattttccttcccccttctcATAGCTCCTCAGCACAAGCAGGttatgtttgcatttcttgtgATATTTTGAGGGGAAAGACCAAGACAACACAGGCAAGATGAGAGACTGAGCAGGACAgtatttctgggggaaaaaatggccCACAAAAAATTCAGGTCGGTCTTGGGAGCTCACAGCCTCCATGTGGTGACTCAGGCAGAACAGAGTGGCGATGAGGCTGGAGCAATGtcagctgtgcagcagccagGGCAGAGGGAGATGGTGGCTGCCAGCACCAGAGGTTGCAGTGGGCAGCCCTTCCATTCCCTACCCATAGGctgacagtgctgcagctcagcacggTCTCGCTCCCGGCTGTgtttccccttctcccccacCGAACACACTGTGGGGCCAAAGTGCTGCTGTGAAGCACAGAATATTGCAGAAAATCGATCTGCTTTCTTGACTTGCTCTGATTTTAGCTGATCTAGTGCCTGGTGCTGCCTCACCAGTGCATCAGACATGAAACGCCTGGCTTGGGAGGAAAAGAGGGCTAAAAGAGCATCCCTTCTGCTAGCTAGTGCTACTACATGACCTTCACTGTGCATCTTCAGGGCTGTTGCATTTTTTGACCACAACTGAATCTgatataaatgaataaaatcctTCAAACTCCAAAAGAAGGGATTTTGAACGGGGGAGATGTGTTCAGGGCTGTTCCTCAGCTGACAGGCCGAGGAGTGGAGCGTGAGCGCAGCCCGGTGGGCACATGAGGGCTGGCTGCCATGGGGCTCAGCATCCCTCTGATGGGGGGTGGCCAAGGGATGTAAGCACACACCGCAGTCTGCAGACTGATTGCATAAAGTGATCCCAGGGAATTTCCCCTTCCAGTGCGGAAAGGAAGTCAGCACTGATCCTAAGGCACCGAGAAATTATGAGGTGGAGCTGGGCAGGACGTAAAGTAGGAATAAAATAGGATGTTGGAAATAAAGGTTAAGGAAGGAGTGAGATGAAGCAAAAAATATGTGAAGATGAACATACAAGAGAGCATgcatcagagaaagaaagaacatggGGAAGGAATGTGGGAGgctgaaaaagggaagaaagagttCCTGAGAGAGATTAAGCATTTTGGTGCTGGCGCAGTATTGATTCACTCTCCAAGGTCAGAACTAAAGTGCCTTACAGGGCCAACTCTAAAACATGCAGTTCTTTACCAAATATGGAAACCCATTAGAGCTTGCCCAAAATTATTCCTGCTTCTGGAAAACTGCTGCTAAGGGATAGGTGAAACCCCATTGCTGACAATCCGCTCTGACTTAATTTGCAGTGCTgtaccattaaaataaatagcaatagTTCAAGTTCAAGGAACGTTTAGATGTTGCCAAGGGACATGGTTaagtgagaactattggtgatgggtggacagatgatcttgtaggtcttttccaaatttggcgattctatgattctatgattgtgactcagaaggaaaaagtaaagaaggaaaaaaacagcagaacaagacAGCCTACAAAACAGAATTCCTCTAGAAGACTTAACGACTGCCAATGGGCAGCCAAGGCATTTTCTTCTAATACAGTGTAGGCAAGGCCTAGCCAACATCATTCTCTAGGCTTGTCACGAGATGCAGACAAGTCCAATAGGTAAATCACCTTTCTGAGTTGTCCTGCAAATGCCTCTTTTATCTGCAAATCTCTCTTTTGTTGATTTGAGAATGAGCTGTAAAGACGCAGTTAAGCAGGTTGTCGACTGCACATGAGGCCATGGAGTGTGTCCAGAAGAAGGGCAGAGGAGCTGTGAGGGATATGGAGCACAAAtgtgatggggagcagctgagggaactgggatggttcagactggagaagaggcaCAGGGGaaaccttatcactctctacaaatGCCTGACAGCAGGTTGTGGTGATGTGGGAGCCCTCCTAtcccaggtaacagcagtaAGACATGAGGTGATGGCCTCAGTTGCACgagaggaggttcaggttggatgttaggaaatatttctcctcagtaagagtggtgatgcagtggcacagctgcccacgGAGGTGGGGGAGCCATcgtccctgggggtgttccagaactgtggggatgtggcactgagggacactgaggtcagtgggcatggtgggggtgggctggggttggggatCTTAGTGGTTTAATGTCTCAGGGCTGCTGATATCTTTTCACAACAAAGAACTAAAACTCCCCATCTCCAAATGGAAAATGTCAAATTAAGAAGGGACAAAAAGTTCAGGGAAACCACAAATCTGAATAAATAAGCATCAATTTTATTGAATCATGAATAATTTAAGACTGGTACAATCATCAGCTTTATTCTCCATGACACAGGGGTGCGGGGAGGGGGAGAAACAGGGAGGGTGAGAAAGGGGAGGCATGATCTCAAACAGACCATTCACAAATTCCAATCCTAAAtgagaactgaaaattaaataggGAGAGGAGCAAATGGAAAACATCATAAACGTACACAAAATACTCGATTCCtagtttttctctttaaaaatggCTAGAAAAAATTCATCAAAATGCAGCACTTTTAatcaaatatttacatttctatGTTACAATGAAAAAATGTACATCTTATAGAACATATTTCATAAACTGCTCCACTGGAAACGACTAGATCAAAACAGCAACCTTCCATTTAATATtgacaaagaaatatttttttttttgcttagtttttgattttttttttcttgaaagaaaattgcCACATTTAGACAAGGTTTCATACACATAATATCGAAGTTAAGCATCAACAATGAAATACCAGTTTGCTTCTTCCAAAATGTACAAAAAGATGaacccccctccccccttccccttccccaaaTAAACCACATCTCATTTATGGCCTGTATCACTCTTGgcagttttgaagaaaatggtttatattttcagtttataaCACAACGTGAATGTTGCatagaaatttatttatttattttttcccttgttgTTCTCCTTTAAAACAAGCCAactttgtaggaaaaaaaaaaaaggacaaaaggaaaggaagtgtAATTGAAAAAGCCTTAAGTGAGAAGAAAGTCACTTAGAGAAAGACTGAAGTCTTGATAAAAACTAAGTGAGCACTGTGGGTAACCCTGCCTCCCGAAGTTTTTTTCAGAAGGAATCCTGAGATGCTTAGGATGAGCATCCCACTCCAAATTGCCCTTTACTGTAACCCAAACTAGCATCAATACAAAATAATAGACAACAGAAATTCCTTCCTGGGCATAAGCAcaggatgagaaaaaaagtaCCCCATTCCCTGCAAATAAAAACACCACTATAAACATGTCTTACAGAACTCAGTTAAAGATTAACTGAGATGTTTTCTCAGTTAATCTTAAGGATGGACTTAACATCCATTGAAAGCCCTAGCCCTGCAACAGGCACATGCTGTGTCTGCATGGGTTGAGTTGGAGGATTAGGCGTCAAGATTCACAGTAGTAGCAGGTAAGTCAGTGCTGGGAGGCAGAACTGTCAGGACTACTGGAAAAATTAACCTCTCTGTAAGTCATCACCAGCATGCCATGCGTTTAATTCCATACAGACACACCCCATTTGGATAGTACCAAGACCACATCAGGAACACTGGCTGAGTAAGCCCGTGGTATTTCATTCAGTGACATAACGAAATAGAGTTCAGAGAGTTAAAAACGGCAACAACAGCAAGCTTCCCCCCGCCCCATCATTAAAATATTTTNNNNNNNNNNNNNNNNNNNNNNNNNNNNNNNNNNNNNNNNNNNNNNNNNNNNNNNNNNNNNNNNNNNNNNNNNNNNNNNNNNNNNNNNNNNNNNNNNNNNtaataataaaaaaaagagtcaTCAGCACTTATAAGTTGTAACAGGAGCAGATTCAAGACCAGCTCAGTAAGACAACGTAAGCACAGGTATGTTACAGGAAGTCATGAGGTATCATCAAGGTATCAAGCTATCCAACTGAGTCCCAGGAGCACGATCTTGTCTCTTCCATTACTTTAAACCCAGAAGGATTAACAGGCTCTTAAAGGAGTGTTCCTAATGAGTTTTCTTTGACAAACCCCAGcacatttctgtaatttaataATGACAGCATTTATTctagttgaaaaaaaatttttttttttcttttttcttttcctgcatggaTAAAAGAGCTCTTCAAGGACTTATAGCTGCGGATTGATATGAACCTGAAAAGTTCTCAtctccctcctttctttttatcaCATTGCAACAAATTCTAGTGTCTTGTCCAAACCATATTCACAGCAACGTACGATATTCCAAGAGATGACTTAGCCctgtttatttaaataaaatcccAGAATATGCAGCActaatttaataataataaaaaaaaattagtacaAAATAAGGCATCGCTTCAAAATTCAGCACCAAAAGATAGCTGGAAAGGCTCGTACAGGTCAACAGTGAGGAATGGTGGTTGTGTTGAGGTACAGCCCAGCGCAGCTGGCTTGGTGGGGCTGCTGGTGTGAGCATCAGCTTCCACGGAGAGGAAAGTGCAATTCTTGGTGAGGTGCTCCTGTTCCCCAACAGAAGTACAAAGCCTTAACACTGAGAGCATAGGTGTGCACGTtcagagaggaggagaaataaAACCAGGTTCACAGCTCTGCCAAAACTCAAAAGTATGGCCTGGATAAACTCAAAAGACACAGTACCTTCCTTCCTGctagaatacttttttttttttgcagttaaaaagaaaagccatgaGAGGATACATGGTCATCAGAGTAGCACTTGGAACTGTCACAGAGCTGAGTTGTAACTAATCCATTCACGGTTGTGTTGACTGGAACAAAAACCCTGAACAAAACCCAACGTTTTTAGAAAACTGCTGTAATGTTTCATGGCAAGAATTAACAACTGAAAGTCTGACCCATCCCTTCAGGGGTGTAGCTACCTACCCTGTGCACACAGGGCTCACGGGATGCCCGTGTGCTCCCTAAGGTCCTGTAGAGCTGTAGGACTTCTGCTGACTTCTGCAGAGGAGGGTAACTACCTCCCACTGAAGTCAACTGAGCATCACAGAAGGATGTGGGAGGAGAATTGGGCCCTGCACAACAGAGGGCCACCTGATAGTTAACCAGTAGTAGGACTGATGGTTACACAGTGCTGGAAAAAACCTGATTTGTTCAGACTGTATATATACTTTTATATATtcctatttatatatatgtctATCTTTACAAACACATAACAAAAGAAAGCCAAGGTCTCAGACTGGCAAGGAgagcagtgttttttcttttcattcttcccccctccccccatttattatatttatttaaacttcCCTGTTTAGCAGCTTTGCCTTTACGGAGTATTATACCAAGGCAAGCAATATTGTTATAGCACCAGAATTATACAAAGCTGAGTTTAATCTGCAAAGCTGATTGGTAAAAGTCCAGCCCTCACCTAAATGTGTTTGGTCAAAAGCAGCATAGGCAAAAAtttcctctcccctctcctTCTCTACATGGCACAAAGCTGTTTGCTTCATAGCTGTTAAATCCACCCCctttaactgttttttcttttagtaacGATGActatttttaacatctttagTATCTTAGGCATGAGAGCTTACAGCAactaaacagaagaaaacaaaggaatagTGCAGCTCTTATCGTTGTAAGAAGAACATCAATACAAAGGTTGCTTGGGTTGCCTGCACCCAGGTTCAAGACTGACTCTAAGTGTCTTCTTGTTATTGCAGCTCTAATACTGAGATACCAGCCCAGCCCAGGAACACGTTCCTTTCATGAGTTTGTGATTGGGATTCTTGTCGAGTGGGAGAGCAATCATGGAAATGACCTATTTCTATCCAATGAAGATCACAACGTTGACTCCAGAGATGAATCGAGTATGTCATCGTGATGGCTGTTGCTGTTAGAGTCACTGTCATAACTCTGGGGACTCGAGTAGTTGGCTGCTTCCTGCAGTCTCATTAGCATGTTCATCTACAGAGGCACAAAAGCACACAATTATTGTATTCTGAGGGTAGAAACAGTACCAACTCCATATGATAATCAAATCTGCATTCACTTTGCCAGCACGTTGCAAAGGTAAGGAACAGACAACAGGAGTAATTATCCCTGTGTATCTGAAAAGAGGAATTAGATTTAAAACGTGCTACGGCAACATACAAACTAGTCATGAATTGTATGCTTTACCAGAAAGGCTAAAAATGAAGAGACTGAATTGattcactcagagggtggtgacacactggtgacacactggagcaggttgcccaaggaggttgtggatgccccatccctgaaggcattcaaggccaggctggatgtggctctgggcagcctggtctggtggctggggactctgcctacagcaggggggttgaaactggatgatccttgaggtccttttcaacccaggtcattctacgattctatgatttgtccATAGAATTCTGCG
It encodes:
- the DBX1 gene encoding homeobox protein DBX1, whose translation is MMFPSLIAPPAVYPSLLRPTPTLTLPQSLQSAFSSHSSFLVEDLIRISRPGAYPPRSAPPPSSMSPPASASRTDSGTPELPGCTAARRICSPQSSGSDSTFLKFGVNAILSSAPRTESSPALLQSVPPKTFSFPYFEGSFQPFIRSSYFPAASAVVPIPGTFSWPLAARGKPRRGMLRRAVFSDVQRKALEKMFQKQKYISKPDRKKLAAKLGLKDSQVKIWFQNRRMKWRNSKERELLSSGGCREQTLPTKFNPHPDLSDVGKKCSGEEEEEEEGPMACPPSPRHPLPYHPAPQHLRDRLGPQTPPSPSHSSSPSKPSDCSDSEEEDEEGEEEEEEITVS